The DNA sequence GTGGATAGGagtatctgctaaattacaaatatacatataattgAGAAAATAAACTGGCTACAGCATTGACCCGAGTAGCCCCAGACGGTACCTCTGATAATTAGTGGGCCCAGGCCCCAGTCATTCATGTAATATGGAGACCACCAGACACACTAAACCAATGTCTCAGCCAGCACAAGCTAGACATTCCCCACATTCCCCTATCTGAAGCTACAAGGCCCTTCAACATTTTGGCTGAGGATGACAAATATAGGTCTGTTCAACCATCAATGTAACATTGCAAGACCACTACTTCTCCACTTATGGCCGCTTTCAAACAGGAAGCCATTTCCCCGCCAACCAgtcacctgcacggtcagcctTGAGGCTGTCCCACACGTTGCAGTTGAAGTCGTCGTAGCCGGCGAGCAGCAGGCGACCACTCTTGGAGAACGCCACTGAGGTGATGCCacagattatgttgtcgtggGAATAGACCATCAGCTCCTGGTCAGCACGCAGGTCAAACAGCCGGCAAGTAGCATCGTCCGAGCCAGTGGCAAAGGCGTTGCCGTTGGGGAAGAACTGGAAGTTcaggaagagaaagggagagtgagggagagactgagccTTCTTCTGATGATACCTTCCTTAGAGCAGcatgaaaaagtatttgcccTGTCATGTCTTTTGAAATTttatttgaatacttttgacTTTTAATTTGATCAGATCATATTGCATGTTAAAGATGAAAGACTTTGCTTTTTCCAAAGTTAGGTGCTTGCTTCATTTGTTAGGGTGTAATCAACCATGCCATCTTCAAGTGTGAAAAGGTTATTGCCCCCCAGTTCATTTATTGTCCCCCAATCTTATTATTATGGTTGTTTCTGAATACCGTGGTAAACAATCAGGCCTGATTTGGCACCTCCAGAAATTTAATGAATATCAGTCTGTTTAGGGTTACAAAACAACTTCTAAGGCTCTGGGGTTCCACCAAAACCACTGTAAGAGCAATACTTTTCAAACAGATAAAGTTGGACACAGTAGTGAATTATTTAAAGAGAGGCCGCAGGGACAAAATCTCACCAAGTGCAAGGCAGAAAACAATGCTTATTAAGAAGAACACGAATGCTCATCTGGAGTTGGATGATCCTAAAAAAATTCTATACTgtatggacagatgagtcaataGTGCAGGTTTTTTGGCAACACAGGTACCATTATGTACCCCGAAAACCAAACAGTGCATTCTACATTACTAATACAAACAGCTAAGCATGGTGAAAGTGTCATGGTGTGGGGATGATTCTCTGCATCAGAACATGGGTAATTTTCCATCAATGAAAAAACAGGAATTCTGCTTTGTATCACTGAATTAAACAGGATAAGGTCAGGTCACCAGCCTGTGAGCTGAACCATGGCTGAGTCAGGCAGAAAGACAATTATCCAGAAACATACAAGCAAGTCTACAGCAGAATGGTTAAAGAACGTTTTATGTTTCAGATTGGCCTAATCCAGATCTAAACCATATTGAAATGTCACCTAGTTAATGAAGTTCTGCATTGAGGATTGGGACAGAATTCCTTTACAGTGCTATGAGAGACTGATCAATAACGACAGGGAGTGTTCACAGTTGCAGTCATTGATGCTCATGGTGCCATAACCAGTTTAAGTACTGGTTCCAGACAGGGACATTGGGTGTTGCATAACTTTCTTTAAATGAAATAGATATCAAAATTGCGTGTTTGTTCACTGAAGATCACTTTTATCTAATATTAGATTTTGGCTGAATAACTGATAACATTCAATGCCACAAATATCCTTTTTCATAGCACTTTACATGTGGTGCGTGTGTCAGTGTTTAATGAGCCAGAACCAAATGGCTGTACCAGCATCACTTAGGTGGGTGCTAAACATTAGCAGTTTTCATAATATAAAGCGCTTGACCATCTGTATTCAATagccaatgaaaaataaataacatagcATGTCACATTCACATTACcacatattaaataaatattgatcCCCTTAAGTAGGCTACTGTGTACACATTATCTTTGAAATGAAATGCTGTGGACAGGACACTGGCATTGCAGGTGAGTGTGcagttttgttttgaatggatGTATTGTTTCACAGAATGAGTGGTGGTCGTATTGGCTGATGTCTTACACAAATGGCATTAATGTCTGACTCGTGTCCAGTGAAGGTTTGTCGGCACATTCCTTCTCTGATGTCCCAGAGCTTGGCGGAGGCGTCACAAGCCCCGGAAACAAACAGCCGTGTGTCAGGCGCCAGTGACAAGCTCATGACATCTCCAGTGTGGCCGGCGAACGTGGTTGTCTGCTGGCCTGTCTCGATGTCCCAGAGAGCACTGGggtggagaggaaagagagaaaacttCTGAAGGTAGTTTTGGAAGGAGGGCTTACATTTAgcctcaaaatattttacagcaGTGTAGAAGGTAGGCAGGCACAGTACTCCAACTCACCAGGTGGTGTCTCCAGAGCTGGTGACGATTTGATTATCATCCACAAAGCGACAGCAGGACAGGTAACCTGAAAGCCACAACAGAACcgtcaacaacacacacacacagacaaccctGAGAAATGATCAAGACACAACAAAGAACTACATTCAAATACATTACAGGCCTTGACCCAATTGGTACATTAATCGGCCTTAGGTCAGGGATCACAACTTGGTTGCTCTcataagaaagaaaaacaataactgAATGCCAAAATTAATTAATAGGCGATAATGCAGAATGTCTACGACTTTTTAATGACTATAAGAAATTAGAagtttgagggggaaaaactgCTGTCATGAATAATAAGCCACAGGACGCAGACAAATTTGATTAAATCTAACTTCTGTCAGGTACGCATCAGTTCCTGACAGAATAAAGGCAAAGTTTGTAATACACATCCATTTCCAGACAGAATAAAGGCAAAGTTTGTAAAACGCATCCAGTTCCAggcagaaattcctgcagctcCCTTAATGTTGCCTCTGGCTTCTAGGTGGCCTTGGTCTTTTTCCTGCCCTGCCCTCAAATGTGGAGAGACATCCTGATCTTTGCAATATCCTCGTGGTACCATTTTGACAACActtaatgatggtcttcttCAGTGTTCCAGGATGCCTTTGAAATTTTATATTCATCTCTTGATCTTTCAATTATAAGATTATGTAGACCTTTAGTAATCTTCTTGTGGACCGTGGCAATCTCTGTAGCATGCAACCAAGAAACCTTGAAGGAAACCCTACATAACAGCTAATTTTATTTAGGGGTAATTTGAATCACTTCAGATGGTGTCAGGTAACTACATTTGGAATGTGATTAGTTAAATCTGAACACAGTTACAACCCTAATAACAACACTTACACTTATGCAAAGAATTGACAGTTTGGTTTTTCCAACTGAATATTTTAGGTCACAAGATATTTTTAAAGGTGATTAAAGGTCTGACACGATCCTGTCTTTATATCAACATaagctgcattttcaataatggcatgtagactttttattgcTGGGCCATTCAGAGACCCACTAACCCCACATCTAACAATAAGGGATGGTTCGCAATTTAAGCAATTGATACCCGGAGGAAAATAGAGGACGGTCAagctttttacatttttgtcaaggGGTGGGTTTTTACAGAACTACAATTAGACACCTTCTCCATGCTAACAAGCAATTTGGGAAtgttgcaacaacaacaaatgtcaGCACCTGGAGTTTGCTACACCTTACTGGAACGTTGATTGGAACCAGGTTCCATGGTCAGATGAGAGTATAGACTTTCTTCTGGGAAGACCTCCAAAAACTTAGCAGGGAGGTGGCATcgcaatgtattacattttaccTCAaagtagggctgtcaaaattcctcaaaaatgacGTTCGAATATTCCctcaaaaaaaacacataatattcgAACTATTCGAACATCTGGTTGCGCAtgcgcattttgtcaatgacgcgCATTACGTCAATAACAGGACAAATGAATACAAAGAGACAAATAGACTACCTAGTagttaagtttaaacatatttgacaacgtattacctacacaaaaacaagtaaatcaaatgatgaccaagaccgcagacctcacgctcgctcgctcaagcactttctctctctcgccctcacgctctctgcgcaataacggtttaaaatgaacaacaataaacacattttgaatgctgatcaagagttttgtgcaagcaatataaggtcgcgactattgtcccaaatatagcaggcttcattcagtgactgaaacaaatattaacattaattgaagtttcagagttgtagagtatccagtagaagtagacgaatatctttcaaactaacctttgttgagctgaaatgaagacagattcagcaactgcatggcctatttctcgcttaaaatgttttcagaaacacgtttcagtaaactatttttgtaaaatacgagATCGTATTCACAACGAGCCGCcatgacactgttgaaattctcgAGTAGCCAGACCCACACCACGCGTGTATGACGTCATGACACCACGCTTCAGTTGTGGCGGACATATGGATCTGTACCGTCAGGCGCGCTATAGATTTTTTTGATTCGAATATTAATATTCACCTTCGAAATTCGTTTTTTTAAAACTATTCGAATATATATTCGAATTTAGAATATTCGTTGACAGCCCTACCTCAAAGTTAGATTTATAGAATTTTTGTGacaagcaacaacatttttcatagcctttttgcTCATTTTCACCAAGGTGTCCAagaattctggagggcactgtacaaAGTGCATAGCCTAGCTCTGTATTCTTCAgaatatgataaaaaaaataacctgcATTCAATATCTAATTGACATGACAAACtattagggctgcacaatttggataaaatattatACTGACAAATATTACAATTACGGATATGatttgcgattttcaaacatgggtgtaaacagcatagataatctcacttaaaaatagagatcatagcctacataatgcgttattaaactgaataaaagttcagtgttttctattttacacttattaccaatttgaaggtgcagcctTTGTTGAACTATtcgtttaactgctcatttaatgccATGgtgtttgctatgtttgtgccgttgccatagctggttaggcaaaATTTCTCAACACATGAGGtttattttctcccatattaaaTATGTTTGTAGGCACCGACCCTGAAGCCCaaacttttaataaccatgctgttgtgcaTGTGGGACAATATATCTTGTTGACACTCGCTAACAAGAAGCAGAAATGTTtatgttaactcaaactaacatcaaCTAAACCATCAAGTTCataaacaaaattagtccaAGTATTTAAGTCATCTACAGAAATACCTACAGCACccgcaagaaaaacaattatggaCATACGATGCATGCCCACTGCCTCATGTGACACGCATATTATCCACCTTTTTCGGAGCAGGAAACCGCGTAAGTTGGCGGTTTGGATATTGCACGTCAATATTGCAATTTCGATtatattttgattaattgtgcagcccGACAAACTGAGACATTAGTGTAGACAATAGGCGAGCTGTAACGAAGGGCATTGTAGTAAATAATGTACAAAACAGGTCCACCCCACCATCCCTCCCATCCATCTGACAATCCCATCCATCTCCCTGGCCTCAGGCTCAGACTCACTCTGCTGAATTTGTCAAACAAGACAGATAAACTCAGTGGATATTCCCTCAGCAGTTCAGATCTATTATTGCTCCCATAGTAGAGAACATATATTATGTAACATACAGTATTACTTGGTTAATAATACCTTGTGTCTCCAGCAACATTCCTTTTTGCAAACAATCTCTTCTGGTGCCTTTCTATTAATCATAATTGGTAATGTTTGAGCAAGCTGTCATTCACTGGCCTCAAAATACACATTGTAAATGGATGAAAATGATAAGAAAAATTACAATATGACACTGCTAAAATAATCTAATATCGTGCTACTAGGGAGTTACGGTCCGAGTGGCTGGATAAGATCTTAGCGCTCAAGTAACATGTGACCTGCTTGTTGCAATATGTGCTGCAGTATAATTTTAGACTAGCTagcaaaaaaataagtatttcaacTGATTTAAGCAATACTACAAGTCAAGATGTGCATGCAAATTACCTAATCGTAATCTTACAGATCAAGTTTAAGTAGCTAGCGAGCCAGCTGATATTTCCCATCCATATACCATAAACGGAGGTCAGCAGTGCTAAAGTCAAATTGTCTTTCCATTTACAGGAGTCTTTAGGTAAAGGGTAATGCATGAAATTGATTGATGAAGAGATTGTTTTTGTATAGAACTCAAGTGGAATGGATTTAGGATCTGAGCATGCCTTGCTTTGAAATTCAAGAAGGAGGAAGACAAGCTGCAACAGCTAGATTGACCACATATCAACGaaaattaaattattatatttttagagGGGGGCAAATTTGCCTTCTACGAACATTCAGGGGATGTGTCCCCCTGTCCAGCCCCCAGGAATGATGCCTATGCTGACCACTGTCTATTCCCAGGCAGGGATGACGCTTACCCAGGGTGTGCACGCCTGTGTACTGTACCTGTGTGGCCAGCCAGCTCGCGGCTGACGCGCACGTTTCCTTCACGGGTTTTGAGGTTGTAGATGGAGCAGATGTTATCTAGGCCTCCGCAGGCCACATAGTTCCCAGAGGGGGCGTAGGCGCACGTCATTACCCAGGAGGAGCGTAGCGGGATGGCGTGGACCTGTGGGTGGCAGTTGGAGTATGGGGGGAGAGGGCAAGGGAGGCTAAGGGTTAGAGAGGAAGCATGGACGTTGGCCCCATGGTGCTGGTATTAGCAACATCACAATGAGGGCTGTGGGTTTGAGTCGGGCATGGAACACACACTGAATAGAccacattattttacatatatGGAAACTGGACAATGTCAGTCATGAAAGAAAGAGTGGATACATTTCATAGCCCGAATTATGTTTAGGAGAAATCTAAATGCAGCTTTACCTTATTTGTGGTGTAGCTGTCCCAAATGATTAGTTTACCATCCTGGGACGCACTGACTAAAAGCCTATGGAAGGACAGCAATGATTACACCAGGGACATCAAAGGAAATCTTAAGAGCACTTCTTTCAGGTCACCTGAATGCCTGATATTCACACACTACaaattcaaacaaaataaacaggtaactttggaaatgttaataataacaacacGTCATCACACTCATACTCacaaatagaaattgcatgctcccttgccctaaaccttgtaacatttatgcctaaactttacctagatgtaatgcctaaccttaaccaacaacacctggacattaaagaaaccccaattctaactataaaatcaattgtaagtttgaccctaaaccctgagccggaaattgacttttgccgcATGGGGAGAGGCAAAAGGTCCCTATTAACCAACACACACTACAACATCCCTATCACTTATAATAGGAGGGTTAAGGATGGGTGTCAACCTGTGTGTGTTAGAAAACAGTAAAGCTCTAAAGTTTTAGAGCGACCAGTGATtctgttgttttaatttctgcTGATGGTTTGACATTTGCTGCTGGTTGAGTTTGGCCAATGTACTTTCTGGATTATAATTGCCTAATGAAAatctcatttaaaaacaaatctgtaccATAGTAATGTTACTGACAGTGTAAACTCCTATGATTGCATAATACCCATTGGCTAAAGAATAAATGACAGGAAAGAAAACCCACATGTCAAACAGACAATCTAAAAATGTCAGATTGTGATGTAGAACtccagatttattttatttacttctaAGCAATATACCTAGACAGTCTGGTTTGTTTCCcaacattaattaaaatattctgACAATATTACTAACTAATGCTGGCCAAAGTGCCTTAAAATCTTATGTACAAGCATGACAATATTGCACATGACCAATGTAGGAAGCTCAGAAGTTAGGGTGTTGCCTGCTGGAAGCTTATAGGCTATAGTAGATGGTGAAATAAGCATTTGAATAAATTCTTCTCAATAGGGCACTAAACTTTGGCAGCAGGACCTGAAAGCAGCAAATCGCAGCGTGACATGACAAAACTCAGTGCCTTTCAAAATATCGTCAAGTGGGTTTTGACTGAGATTACAACAATGGAGACTATGGGCTCTTTGACCATTTCTAATTGGTTCCAAATGTTCACCCAAGACGTGAGATCACTGCTACGTTAGTTCATGCTTTAATAAAAAGCTGTGGCATTGGCAATTACGTCTGAAATATGCAACAATGACAGAAATGATGTAAGCTACACGACTGAGAACATGCTTCTGCTATATGAAAACCGTCAGCTATTCCAGACATGTATCCTTGGAGGATTAAATGGCACATTGTCTATTGGAGGCAAAATTAGCAGATAATACCTCCATGTGCTTCAATTACAGTTGAGAAATTAATGTCAAAGACAACCAGCTTTTCAAAAGACAACTTACAGTACCTTTAGGCCTATTTAGGAGCAGGCAATGAACTCACTGAACTCAAGTGACCTGCTTCAAAAGATACTCCGTCCAGCGCACTGCAGCATATAATAAGTAATTTGGACCCCCCACCAACTGTATTCTACAGgagtattgtattgtgtttacATACAATACTTCGGCAAAATACCACTaatta is a window from the Esox lucius isolate fEsoLuc1 chromosome 12, fEsoLuc1.pri, whole genome shotgun sequence genome containing:
- the gnb1a gene encoding guanine nucleotide-binding protein G(I)/G(S)/G(T) subunit beta-1, which gives rise to MSELDQLRQEAEQLKNQIRDARKACADATLSQITANIDPVGRIQMRTRRTLRGHLAKIYAMHWGTDSRLLVSASQDGKLIIWDSYTTNKVHAIPLRSSWVMTCAYAPSGNYVACGGLDNICSIYNLKTREGNVRVSRELAGHTGYLSCCRFVDDNQIVTSSGDTTCALWDIETGQQTTTFAGHTGDVMSLSLAPDTRLFVSGACDASAKLWDIREGMCRQTFTGHESDINAICFFPNGNAFATGSDDATCRLFDLRADQELMVYSHDNIICGITSVAFSKSGRLLLAGYDDFNCNVWDSLKADRAGVLAGHDNRVSCLGVTDDGMAVATGSWDSFLKIWN